A window of Vicinamibacteria bacterium contains these coding sequences:
- a CDS encoding sialidase family protein has product MAVIDVSSASVADSALERCFGGTPARPALRDDYEVHAAADPHNPKNVAAAWMTVGPTRRDYVVRAAYSSDGGSTWSPPRTLPFIACAGGSKESLRVSTDPWVAFGPEGRLYVSAQAYQGEAGGHAGIQHISVITSADGGRSWDEARSPIVEQGPGVKLDNTSVTPDPARPGTAYVLTTHFTLPDPVGPTDATREEERRIGRAELSKTTDGGHTWSSPRLITPDEPHAYADLPQIVIDPRSGRLYMFYSNPRPVVGGIFLMTSEDGGSTWSSATFASPYVPLAKRTPHPSTGTPLSVGEDIMHAAIDTTNSRLFAVFVDSHFGEYAQIALVTSSDGGRTWTDARRVNTWQGPAWLPSIAVNSEGRVAVTYLDARPDNDRQKGRVNVWQKTFTSNANGDLLNVQEKLLDRFVLGQATPLEPGYFLGDYFSVVAQGDAFGAIYVKSVSAAGSVRTRVFFSR; this is encoded by the coding sequence GTGGCGGTTATCGATGTCTCGAGCGCCTCCGTAGCCGACAGCGCCCTCGAACGATGCTTCGGAGGGACCCCCGCGCGGCCCGCCTTGCGCGACGACTATGAGGTCCACGCGGCAGCGGACCCACACAACCCCAAGAATGTGGCGGCTGCGTGGATGACGGTTGGGCCTACGCGGCGCGACTATGTCGTCCGGGCAGCGTACTCCTCCGACGGCGGCTCGACCTGGTCACCTCCACGGACGCTGCCTTTCATAGCCTGCGCCGGCGGGAGCAAGGAGTCACTGCGCGTTTCCACCGATCCCTGGGTTGCCTTCGGGCCGGAAGGGCGCTTGTACGTGAGCGCCCAGGCCTATCAAGGCGAGGCTGGGGGCCACGCGGGCATCCAGCACATCTCGGTCATCACCTCGGCCGACGGGGGTCGCTCCTGGGACGAGGCTCGCTCGCCCATCGTTGAGCAGGGGCCGGGGGTCAAGCTGGACAACACCTCCGTCACGCCAGATCCGGCGCGGCCAGGCACGGCTTACGTTCTCACGACCCACTTTACCCTCCCCGATCCAGTCGGCCCGACCGATGCCACGAGGGAGGAAGAGCGGCGTATTGGGAGAGCCGAACTCTCCAAGACTACCGATGGGGGTCATACGTGGAGCTCACCGCGGCTGATCACACCGGACGAGCCCCATGCCTACGCTGACTTGCCCCAGATCGTGATCGACCCGCGCAGCGGCCGCCTTTACATGTTTTATAGCAACCCAAGACCCGTCGTGGGAGGGATCTTCCTTATGACGTCGGAGGATGGAGGATCCACTTGGTCTTCGGCTACGTTCGCGAGCCCTTATGTGCCCCTCGCCAAGCGCACTCCCCATCCCTCGACCGGTACGCCCTTGAGTGTCGGCGAGGACATCATGCATGCCGCCATTGACACCACGAACAGCCGGTTATTCGCCGTGTTCGTGGATAGCCATTTCGGCGAATATGCGCAAATCGCTCTCGTGACCTCGAGCGATGGCGGACGGACCTGGACCGATGCCAGGAGGGTCAACACCTGGCAAGGACCCGCGTGGCTCCCTTCCATAGCTGTCAACTCCGAGGGTCGCGTGGCGGTGACCTACCTCGATGCCAGGCCCGACAACGATCGACAGAAGGGCAGAGTCAACGTCTGGCAGAAGACGTTCACCTCGAACGCCAACGGCGATCTCCTGAATGTACAGGAGAAGCTCTTGGACCGCTTCGTCTTGGGTCAGGCGACGCCCCTCGAGCCCGGCTACTTCCTTGGCGACTACTTCTCCGTGGTCGCGCAGGGCGACGCCTTCGGGGCTATTTATGTCAAGTCGGTGTCGGCGGCCGGCTCGGTGCGAACCCGTGTTTTCTTCAGCCGCTAG
- a CDS encoding serine hydrolase domain-containing protein, with protein MSRFGSHALRMLALLFAIPPCAWTASPASGPRATDPGETISGAAGGRLDAYFEALAVEGFSGTVLVARKGELLLNKGYGLADRERHVPCATNTVFDIGSITKQFTAAGILKLEMAGKLKVADKLSQYLDGVPDDKSAITLHHLLTHTSGLDHGYGEDDAYAPRDLAVRLFLRMPLVTPPGTEYRYSNAGFSLLAAVIERVSGRPYETFLNDEFFRPAGMVKTGYLIPHWNLREVSKNYNGDKSYEWTFNRNWGPEGPYWHLFGNGGILTTTGDLYRWEQSLMGDRALSPEARRKLLTPYVPTDEEGQGSYAYGWRVGKTSRGTPYSGHGGGSDYGVSAAYFRFPDEGILVVVLSNQASFPGKLGAPAFTDRVSSLALAP; from the coding sequence ATGTCCCGTTTCGGCAGCCACGCCTTGAGAATGCTCGCCCTGCTGTTCGCGATTCCTCCCTGCGCGTGGACGGCTTCACCCGCCTCGGGGCCACGGGCTACGGACCCGGGAGAAACGATAAGCGGCGCCGCGGGCGGCCGTCTCGACGCTTACTTCGAAGCCCTTGCTGTCGAAGGCTTCTCAGGGACGGTCCTCGTGGCGCGAAAGGGCGAGTTGCTCCTGAACAAGGGCTACGGTTTGGCGGACCGGGAGCGGCACGTTCCTTGCGCGACGAACACTGTGTTCGATATCGGCTCGATCACGAAGCAGTTCACGGCCGCAGGAATCCTGAAGCTGGAGATGGCCGGAAAGCTCAAGGTCGCGGACAAGCTTTCTCAATATCTCGACGGGGTGCCCGACGATAAGTCTGCGATCACCCTTCATCACCTCCTGACCCACACCTCGGGCCTCGACCACGGTTATGGTGAGGACGACGCTTACGCGCCCCGCGACCTCGCGGTGCGGTTGTTCCTCCGTATGCCGCTTGTCACACCGCCCGGAACCGAGTATCGGTACTCGAACGCTGGCTTCAGCCTGCTCGCCGCCGTCATTGAGCGAGTCTCGGGACGACCCTACGAGACATTCCTCAATGATGAGTTCTTTCGGCCGGCCGGCATGGTCAAGACGGGATACCTGATCCCGCATTGGAACCTCCGGGAGGTGTCCAAGAACTACAACGGAGACAAGTCATACGAATGGACGTTCAACCGCAATTGGGGCCCCGAGGGCCCTTACTGGCACCTCTTCGGGAATGGCGGAATCCTGACAACCACGGGTGATCTCTATCGGTGGGAGCAGAGCCTCATGGGCGACCGTGCGCTCTCTCCCGAGGCGCGCCGCAAGCTCCTAACGCCGTACGTGCCCACGGATGAGGAGGGGCAGGGCTCTTACGCCTATGGCTGGCGCGTTGGAAAGACAAGCCGGGGGACCCCTTACAGTGGGCATGGAGGCGGGTCCGACTACGGCGTGTCGGCAGCGTACTTTCGGTTCCCAGACGAAGGTATTCTCGTGGTCGTTCTCTCCAACCAGGCCTCCTTTCCGGGAAAGCTGGGCGCGCCGGCGTTTACAGATCGTGTCTCGTCTCTCGCATTGGCCCCTTAG